One Helianthus annuus cultivar XRQ/B chromosome 7, HanXRQr2.0-SUNRISE, whole genome shotgun sequence genomic region harbors:
- the LOC110868668 gene encoding protein SIEVE ELEMENT OCCLUSION B isoform X1 has product MDQSLSNYTNQTSPSLNPEKRLLTTSNPLTSATNPLTPTTNPFTGAANSAMNQLQQQLPHQQHQRQPLLGRMTSPVAQQQLLGPMTNPVAQQLLGMSPNPMHQQQLMGPKNNQMLNSMMNPMHTPRQHELMGPMHNPMMQQLNRGESNSIFSASDDNVIMKQVLDTHLPDGTEVDVKPLVNIVEEILKHATIKAAIDVDASTSMVAHTDHVGKLEDRSHQTDTVAMLHLLSHTIDKLACEMAFKCLTGGDGHSIALGLFHDVANYHWDAKLALILAAFALNYGEFWLLAQIYSSNQLAKSMAVLRQVPMIMEHSAPLKPKFDALNKLIHSIIELTRCILQFKELPSMYVTTEVPAMARALSKVPTAVYWNVRGIIACAAQITSLTSMGHEYGISSSEMQSWELTSLVHKIDHLIEFLKKQLEECHRLIGERKEMDFRQSFSQMFDTVHIDNMKILKIILNYRDDPLPLFDGVTKQRVNLEVLRKRNVLLLISGLDMSNDELSILEQIYSESRIQGSRMDTLYDLVWVPIVDPDVEYTEAMHRRFEEMRSTMPWYSVNHPSNIDRAVKKSIGDRWHFRNKPILVVLDPQGRELSPNALHMMWIWGSVAFPFTIAREEALWRDETWRLELLVSSMDPTILDWVRDGKYIFLYGGDDIEWIRKFTSSARAMANAAGIQLEMAYVGKSKKKENVRRAIATINVEKLSYCWQDTALIWFFWTRLESMLFSKIQLKRADDQDLIMLQIKKLLSYDKDGSWALLCKGSQILTNGHGSTMLQTPVDFERWKPDIPSIGFDSSFKQYHDKLHVEANNCCRFEFPIAAGRIPEGMRCPECHRLMEKHIAFSCCHDQTGLLEHY; this is encoded by the exons ATGGACCAATCACTGTCCAACTACACCAACCAAACCTCACCATCATTGAACCCCGAGAAACGGCTCTTAACCACCTCCAACCCATTAACAAGCGCCACCAACCCGTTAACACCCACTACCAACCCCTTTACAGGGGCTGCCAATTCAGCAATGAACCAGTTGCAGCAACAACTACCACACCAGCAGCACCAACGGCAGCCACTTTTGGGTCGTATGACTAGCCCAGTGGCACAGCAGCAACTTTTGGGTCCTATGACTAACCCAGTGGCACAGCAGCTGCTAGGTATGTCACCTAACCCAATGCACCAGCAGCAGCTAATGGGCCCCAAAAACAACCAAATGCTGAATTCAATGATGAATCCAATGCATACCCCGAGGCAACACGAGCTGATGGGTCCAATGCATAATCCAATGATGCAGCAGCTGAACCGAGGTGAAAGTAACTCGATTTTTAGCGCTTCGGATGATAATGTTATCATGAAGCAAGTTCTTGATACCCATCTCCCTGATGGCACTGAGGTTGATGTGAAGCCACTTGTCAACATTGTCGAAGAAATCCTTAAACACGCTACCATTAAAGCTGCCATTGATGTTGATGCTTCGACTTCAATG GTTGCACACACTGATCATGTGGGCAAACTGGAGGACAGATCTCACCAAACCGACACAGTTGCTATGCTTCACTTATTGTCACATACAATTGACAAGCTTGCTTGTGAG ATGGCCTTCAAGTGCTTAACTGGTGGGGATGGACACTCAATAGCTCTTGGACTATTCCACGACGTAGCGAACTACCACTGGGACGCAAAGCTGGCACTGATCCTTGCAGCGTTTGCTCTAAACTATGGTGAATTCTGGCTTCTAGCTCAAATCTATTCATCAAACCAACTTGCAAAATCAATGGCTGTTCTTAGACAAGTACCCATGATCATGGAGCATTCGGCACCGTTGAAGCCTAAATTTGATGCACTGAACAAACTCATTCACTCGATCATTGAGTTAACTCGGTGCATTCTACAGTTTAAGGAGCTCCCATCTATGTATGTTACTACTGAAGTACCAGCTATGGCTAGAGCTTTAAGCAAAGTTCCAACTGCTGTTTATTGGAATGTTAGAGGGATTATTGCTTGTGCTGCACAGATTACTAGCCTCACCAGCATGGGACACGA GTATGGGATATCATCCTCTGAGATGCAGTCATGGGAACTAACTTCCTTAGTCCACAAGATCGATCACCTGATTGAGTTTCTCAAGAAACAACTGGAAGAATGTCACCGTCTTATAG GAGAGAGGAAGGAGATGGATTTCAGACAGTCATTTAGTCAGATGTTTGATACAGTCCATATCGACAACATGAAAATCCTCAAGATCATACTTAATTACAGGGATGACCCGCTGCCACTTTTCGATGGAGTTACTAAACAAAGG GTGAACCTAGAGGTTTTGAGGAAAAGGAATGTGTTGTTGCTGATATCAGGGCTAGACATGTCCAATGATGAGTTGTCAATTCTTGAGCAAATTTACAGTGAGTCGCGTATTCAAGGCTCGAGGATGGATACTCTGTATGATCTGGTGTGGGTTCCTATCGTGGACCCGGACGTCGAGTACACTGAGGCAATGCATAGACGCTTTGAGGAAATGAGGAGCACTATGCCATGGTACTCGGTCAACCACCCTTCAAATATTGACCGGGCGGTTAAGAAGTCCATTGGAGACAGGTGGCACTTTAGGAACAAGCCTATCCTTGTTGTGCTCGACCCACAGGGAAGGGAGTTGAGCCCAAATGCACTCCACATGATGTGGATTTGGGGAAGCGTTGCCTTCCCTTTCACCATAGCCAGAGAGGAAGCATTGTGGAGGGATGAAACTTGGCGGCTAGAGTTGCTAGTCAGTAGCATGGACCCAACCATACTCGATTGG GTAAGAGATGGCAAATACATCTTCTTGTATGGAGGGGATGACATTGAGTGGATTCGCAAGTTCACAAGTAGTGCACGGGCAATGGCAAATGCCGCAGGCATCCAACTAGAGATGGCATATGttggaaaaagcaagaaaaaagAAAATGTGCGTAGGGCGATTGCCACCATCAATGTTGAAAAGCTCAGTTACTGCTGGCAAGACACTGCCCTGATATGGTTCTTCTGGACCCGATTAGAGAGCATGTTGTTCTCCAAGATCCAACTCAAACGCGCTGATGATCAAGACCTCATAATGCTACAGATCAAGAAACTACTCAGCTATGACAAGGATGGATCATGGGCTTTGCTTTGTAAAGGATCACAGATTCTGACCAATGGTCATGGATCCACCATGCTGCAAACCCCTGTTGACTTTGAACGCTGGAAGCCGGACATCCCCTCAATCGGTTTTGATTCATCATTTAAACAGTACCATGATAAGCTGCATGTCGAAGCAAATAACTGCTGCCGATTTGAGTTTCCCATTGCAGCAGGTAGAATCCCTGAAGGCATGCGGTGCCCTGAGTGCCATCGGTTGATGGAGAAACACATTGCCTTCTCTTGTTGCCATGACCAAACTGGCCTTCTCGAACACTACTGA